The genomic region TCCCTGTCAATGCCTTTTTTATTACTTTATTTTTACTTTATCTTTATTAAAAAAAGACCCATGAAACATTATTATTCTCTTCTGGTGTTGTTTTTAATGGTACTCCTTTCCGGTTGCTCCTCCGGGAATAATGATTCAAACAAATCGGGGATTAAGGCAGATTCATTGATCCTGGAAAGTATCTTCCCTTTGCAGGATAAACATTGTCATGGCTCTACTATTGTGGAACTGCCTAACGGGGATCTTCTTGCTGCCTGGTTTCATGGAAGCGGAGAAAGAACTGCTGATGATGTCGCAATAAAAGGTGCCCGTTATAACCATAATACCAATACATGGGGAGAACCATTCACAATGGCTGATGTTCCTGATTTCCCCGATATCAACCCTGTACTCTTTATTGACAATAACAAACAGCTGTGGCTGGTATGGTACACTGTTCTTGCATACCAGTGGCAATCGTCTGTTCTCAAATATCGTATAAGTGATAATTATCTGCAGGAATCTGGTGCCCCTGAATGGAAATGGCAGGATATGATTCATGTTAAACCTGATGGAAATTCTCCGGAAGGCATTGGCAGAAACGATGAGTTTGTAAAAACTCTGAACCGGAAATATGATGAATACTATTTGAGCCTGGTCTCCTCCGGCTACATAAAAAAAAACGGGTCAGGAACAATTACTGAAGCATTATGGGAAGAAGCACGAAGCCATTATTTGGGCATCGCAAAAGGATTGAACCTTATCAGTAACGGAAGTGATACTGATGAAAAAGGTGAGAAAGTCAAGGCCCAGCTTGGTTATCCGCTAATGCGAAGGATTGGCTGGCAGACACGCAATAAGCCACTCATTGCCGGAAACAGGATTTTATTACCTCTCTATTCAGACGGTTTTGATTTTTCTCTGATCGCAATTACACTAAATGGTGGTGAGACATGGCAATTCAGTGAACCAATTGTTGGCGCCGGAGCTGTTCAGCCCGCTCTTGCTCTCCTGAAAGACAGTTCAATAATCGCCTATATGCGCGATAATGGTCCTCCTCCTAAAAGACTTATGAAAAGCATCTCAAAAGATTGGGGAAAAACATGGAGCACCGTCGAAGATTCAGAAATCCCGAATCCCGGAACAGCAGCTGACATTGTTGTTTTAAAGAGCGGAAACTGGGTGGTCGCTCATAATGATGTTGAGGAAGGAAGACATCGTTTATCTGTATGGCTCTCCCCTGACGAAGGAAAACATGGCCATACAGAAAAACTCTTGTCAACGGTGAGCCAGGAAGCGAGGTCAGAGGACACTATCCTGCCATAATACAGGGATCAGATGAAATTATACACGTCTCCTTCACCAACCAGGTACCCGGACC from Bacteroidales bacterium harbors:
- a CDS encoding exo-alpha-sialidase, translating into MKHYYSLLVLFLMVLLSGCSSGNNDSNKSGIKADSLILESIFPLQDKHCHGSTIVELPNGDLLAAWFHGSGERTADDVAIKGARYNHNTNTWGEPFTMADVPDFPDINPVLFIDNNKQLWLVWYTVLAYQWQSSVLKYRISDNYLQESGAPEWKWQDMIHVKPDGNSPEGIGRNDEFVKTLNRKYDEYYLSLVSSGYIKKNGSGTITEALWEEARSHYLGIAKGLNLISNGSDTDEKGEKVKAQLGYPLMRRIGWQTRNKPLIAGNRILLPLYSDGFDFSLIAITLNGGETWQFSEPIVGAGAVQPALALLKDSSIIAYMRDNGPPPKRLMKSISKDWGKTWSTVEDSEIPNPGTAADIVVLKSGNWVVAHNDVEEGRHRLSVWLSPDEGKHGHTEKLLSTVSQEARSEDTILP